A single window of Verrucomicrobiales bacterium DNA harbors:
- a CDS encoding rhodanese-like domain-containing protein: MKNLIALLATVFLAMTASAGEFPDISISELKAAIEAKKVVVIDVNGSESFGKAHIPTAIDFEANKGSLAKVLPKDKKALVVAYCGGPKCKAYQAAAKAAEKLGYKNVKHLSAGIAGWMTSGEKTEKGS; the protein is encoded by the coding sequence ATGAAAAACCTAATCGCCCTGTTGGCCACCGTGTTCCTGGCCATGACTGCCTCCGCTGGTGAATTTCCGGACATCAGCATCTCCGAACTGAAAGCGGCCATCGAAGCCAAGAAAGTGGTCGTCATTGATGTGAACGGATCCGAATCGTTCGGCAAAGCTCACATCCCCACTGCCATCGATTTCGAAGCCAACAAGGGGTCCCTCGCCAAAGTCCTGCCGAAGGACAAGAAGGCCCTGGTCGTCGCGTATTGCGGCGGACCGAAGTGCAAAGCCTACCAAGCCGCCGCCAAGGCTGCTGAAAAGCTCGGCTACAAAAACGTGAAGCATCTCTCAGCTGGTATCGCCGGCTGGATGACCTCCGGAGAAAAGACCGAGAAGGGCAGCTAA